In Eriocheir sinensis breed Jianghai 21 chromosome 29, ASM2467909v1, whole genome shotgun sequence, a single genomic region encodes these proteins:
- the LOC127005225 gene encoding uncharacterized protein LOC127005225: MVEAGEGVSHVGSVMNQLEDTSREIKECYERLDFIETKLRRRHYPNDEKKRLEKEVKDIKSHLSRHESNLRSLRGENRVAMLLSVLLLALGVLVYIVYCLLLT; this comes from the exons ATGGTGGAGGCAGGTGAGGGAGTCTCCCACGTGGGCTCTGTCATGAATCAGCTTGAGGACACCAGCCGGGAGATCAAGGAGTGTTATGAGAG GTTAGACTTTATTGAAACCAAGCTGCGACGGCGGCACTATCCCAATGACGAAAAGAAGCGtctggagaaggaagtgaaggacatCAAGTCTCACCTCTCACGGCATGAGAGCAACCTGCGCAGCCTCCGAGGGGAGAACCGGGTGGCCATGCTGTTGTCTGTGCTGCTGCTGGCCCTAGGAGTGCTAGTCTACATTGTGTACTGCCTGCTGCTCACTtaa